The Actinomycetota bacterium genomic sequence GCAGGCGCGAGAGTGGCTGGAGCCGCTCAAGGACGCCGTGAGGACATCGTGAGCGCCGAGGTGACGACGATCGAGCGCTCTGAACGCATTCGTTCGTCGCGCGTCGGGCTGGTCGTCCTCCTCGTCATCGCCACCCTGTTCGTTGCCGTCTCGCTCCCGGTCGTCGTGCGTGGCGCGCCGCTCGCCGACGACTTCGTGAACTGCCTGGAGCCGCAGCGCATCGGTCTTTCGTCGGCACTCGGTGATTCGCTCGACCGCCTCGGAGTCTTACGGAAGGCGCACCTGATCGAGATCGCGGTCACTACTGGCGTTTGCCAGAACCTTCCGTTCGGATTCGCGATCGCAGTACCCCTCGTGCTCACGCTCGCGGTCGCCGTACTCCTCAGGGGACTTCTTCGCGACATCGGCGTACCAGGACCGTGGCCGGAGCTCGCCGGCGCGCTCTGGTTGCTGCAGCCGGTCGGGATGGAGGCCGCGCTGTGGCCGGCGGCCATGCATGTCCCACTGGGGCTCGCTCTTGCGCTCGCCGCGCTCCGATTGCACCGCAACGGCAGCCACGTCTGGGGTTCGCTCGCCGTCGTCGGTGCCTGCCTTTCGGTCGAGCAGGTGATCCTGGCGCTCCCGGTGGCGGTGTGGCTGACGGTACGGCCGGAACGGCGGCGTACCGCGCTCGTGTCGACGTTGGCCGTTATCGTCGTGCTGATCGTCCTGGTCGTCGCCTGGCCGGGCGATGACCCGCGGTTGCAGGCCTCGCTCGCGGAGCGCGTGTCCAGCGCCGTTGGCGATCCCGCGTTCTTCCCGCGATTCGTTGCTGTCGGCCTCGGCGCGCAGTCCATCCCGCTCGCCATCCTGTGGTCGTTTCCCGTGGGTATAGGCGTTCTGGTAGCCGGAGCGCTCCTTGGATGGCGCTTTGCGCCTGACGGCGTCACGCCCGGGCCCGCTCCGGCCGACCGGCGCGGCGTCGCGCGGACCTTTCTCGCAGGGTTCGTCCTCGTGGTCGCGATCAATGCACCGATCGTCTTCAACGTGCCGCAGCAAGGCTCTCCGCGGTTGTTCGCGCCGACGTGGCTCGTGATGTGCGGCGTCGTGGGGATGATCGCTCCGCTCGTCCACTTCCGAAGACCACGAGCGTGGGGAGCTCTGGCCGGGGTGTTTGCAACCGCCGCCATCTTGTCGTTGGGGTTGAGCGCATGGGTTCGCGTTCAAAGCGCGGGATTCACGGAATCGGCGTCGCGTCAGATCGCGGCAGAGATTTCCGACGACGCCGACATCGCCGTTTGCGGCGTTACGAGGACTGTGGTCGACCCCGCCCCGAGGGGCGCGTTCTTCGTCCACGAGTTCGTCTATGACTGGGCAGCTCGCGAGGCGCTGGAGTACTACACGGGCGAGCTCGCCGACTTCTCTCTCGCGGGGGAATTGTGGGCGATCCCTTGCCCCAGCATGGCCGACGTTGATCGCGTCTTCGCGTTCGACGATCTCGTGGCGACGTGGCGAGCCGGTGACTGAGCATTCGGTCGCAGCAGACGTCACCGTCGTCATCCCAACTGTGGGGAGGGAGCTGCTCGAGGGGTGCCTGGACTCGATCGCGGCGGGCACGGTGTGGCCGGGCGGGATCGTCGTCGTCGATCAGAGCCGAACCAACCTGATCGATCCATGGGTCGCACGCCTTCGTACGGCGGGTCTGTCCATCACGCACGTCCGCTCGGACGAGTCCGGCATCGCCGCGGCGACCAACCGCGGCTTCGAGTGCGTGCAGACACCTTTCGTCGCGACCACGCACGACGATTGCCGCGTTCGCGCCGACTGGCTGGAGACCATCTCCGCTCGCGTGCGCGGTGTCGGTGATGCGATCGTCACCGGCCGCGTCGAACCCGACGGCGACGGCGTGGTCCTGACGATCGTGACGTCGGCAGAGCCGACGACGTATTCGAGGCCGATGATCGACCGGGACGTCCTGTACCCGCCGAACATGGCGCTCCCCATCCGGCTGCTTGAACGGATCGGGTACATGGACGAACATCCGTCGCTCCGCTTGGCGGGCGAGGATAACGAGTGGGCATACCGGGCGCTCCGGTCCAGGATCCCGATCGTCTACGACCCAGACGCAGTGGTCTCGCACGTCGCGTGGCAGGGTCGCGATGAGTTGAAGGAGGTGTACCAACGGTACGCCAGGGGACAGGGCGCCTTCTACGGGAAGTACGTTCGCCGCGGTGATCCGTTCATCGTTACGCGGGCGATCCGTGACTTCGTTCGGGCGCCGTGGCTTGTGATGCGGGCGGCGTTGACGAGGAACCCGGAGCTGATGGCGATGGGCCTGGGCGAGCTGACCGGTCTTCCGGCTGGTCTCTTGGCTGGCCTGCGGAACCCGGGCCAGGGGACCGTCCGCTCATCCCAGCGCGCCGTGTGAGCAAAGCAAGCCCGGCGCGGTCTCACCTCGGACCGCCACCGTCCGCTCCAGTCGCGCTCGTCCGCAGAAGCTCGTCGACCCAGGCGCGCGCCTCCTCGGCCCACTCGGCGTGCGCCGCCGGCGTTGCTGTGGGCGGTCGGTCGAGATGCAGACGCCTTCTTATGATCGTCGCCGCGTCGCGCGAAACGCCCGGCGCCTGTCCGCGAACCGCCGCGATCGCCATGTGCTTGATCGCCTCGAGCCGCTGTCCATTACGGAGGGACACCTCCGCGATCCACCGGTGGAGGACGCCTCGGTCGACGTTCGTTTCGTGTCGCCGCTCGATCAGCGAGACGCCTTCGAAGATCGCCGTCACGTCGAGCGAGGCCATCCGTGCGTGCTCCCGCTTCCCGACGAGCGGTCGGGGGACCCACGCCGGCGGCCCTTGCTCGTTGAGCCGGATCCACATCTCCCAGTCCTCCGTGTTCTTCAACCGCACGTCGAATGGCCCGGCGCGCTGAAACGCGTCTCGCTGAACGATCACGTTCGAGCCTCCTCCGGGCACGACGTTGTAGTGACGGACCAGGCGAGCTACGGCGTCGGGCGGCAGTGGCGGCCTGCCGCCAATGAGGCGGGTGTGGTCGTCCACATGGACGACTCCGGCGTAGACCCATGTCCGGCCGGCCGCGTCGGCCGCGTCGAGCTGGCTGGCGAGCTTGTCCGGTGCCCA encodes the following:
- a CDS encoding glycosyltransferase — protein: MTEHSVAADVTVVIPTVGRELLEGCLDSIAAGTVWPGGIVVVDQSRTNLIDPWVARLRTAGLSITHVRSDESGIAAATNRGFECVQTPFVATTHDDCRVRADWLETISARVRGVGDAIVTGRVEPDGDGVVLTIVTSAEPTTYSRPMIDRDVLYPPNMALPIRLLERIGYMDEHPSLRLAGEDNEWAYRALRSRIPIVYDPDAVVSHVAWQGRDELKEVYQRYARGQGAFYGKYVRRGDPFIVTRAIRDFVRAPWLVMRAALTRNPELMAMGLGELTGLPAGLLAGLRNPGQGTVRSSQRAV
- a CDS encoding glycosyltransferase family 2 protein, with amino-acid sequence MKVSVVIPTHNRTAWLELTIRSVLRQHHSDLETIVVDDGSTDDTPELLSRMADPRVRVIRHDSSQGVAASRNHGAAEARGEWIGFVDDDDVWAPDKLASQLDAADAAGRTWVYAGVVHVDDHTRLIGGRPPLPPDAVARLVRHYNVVPGGGSNVIVQRDAFQRAGPFDVRLKNTEDWEMWIRLNEQGPPAWVPRPLVGKREHARMASLDVTAIFEGVSLIERRHETNVDRGVLHRWIAEVSLRNGQRLEAIKHMAIAAVRGQAPGVSRDAATIIRRRLHLDRPPTATPAAHAEWAEEARAWVDELLRTSATGADGGGPR